From Proteiniborus sp. MB09-C3, the proteins below share one genomic window:
- a CDS encoding S-layer homology domain-containing protein codes for MRQKNKILSLIIVLFMLFSMTLNVFAQISDIDSHWGREEINYMLDKGVLSGYPDGTFRPNNNISKVEFYKIINQLLGYEDIADVGFKDVVSTEWFYKEVAKGIKAGYLLNGEFLNPKDFITREEVARIIGFSFKLKENPQSASFFKDHALISPSAIGFIGALKEKEYISGFPDGSFGPQNNITRAEVVKMLYNILIAEGLPKKVDLTAYKAALAAVKKSDYTAKSWNTYQKIVEANKVTEDNTQDEVDAATSAIKAAQKDLVKEQAKASGGGGGSGDYEPPKKADLSRYKAVLAAVKKADYTEESWAIYQKVVEDNKVTEKDTQARVDAATAKIKAAQEKLVRIEEPGKVDKTKLTSSIQAAAVYEAVYYTPETWEDFKIALENAKEVRDNDQATQAEVDEALAALIEAIESLEEVDPEPVVDKTELAAKIAEARGLNEENYTEESWLALESVLAEAVAVNEDEEATQAEVEEALAALIEAIEGLEEKEEPAITNIQPTEDITLKAGDTLEISFNAPTGGDGYYRIMIPLYTKLDNKIGTPMYEESPGLYTAIWTVPEKLEATGLQVEVIYITTDGGRLCEIAEGKITVILEEEPVVDKSELAAKIAEAEGLDEEDYTEESWSNLQIALGTAINVRDNEEATQAEVEETLAALAKAIEALEEKEEPVVDKSELIAKIAEAESLNEEDYTEESWSNLQIALEAAINIRDSEEATQIEVNEALAALVNAIAALVRVEQSVEEALAEAIAEAEQLNKNTYRPETWVDLWKALKNAKVAYSNPASTEEQLSEVLERLLNAMDALLEKNIAPEEATIMATYHPSFIPTFGTVSIQVTNIESAAKFTVVYHLADDKDTGRENLEKTAIADIGQKSGNIFYNIAQYNTVEISIYDVAGEYICTFESVVLGRQ; via the coding sequence ATGAGGCAAAAAAACAAGATTTTATCATTAATCATTGTTCTTTTTATGTTATTTTCTATGACTCTAAATGTTTTTGCACAGATTTCAGACATTGATAGTCATTGGGGGAGAGAGGAAATTAATTACATGCTGGACAAGGGTGTGTTGAGTGGCTATCCTGATGGAACTTTCAGACCGAATAACAACATTAGCAAGGTTGAATTCTACAAAATAATAAATCAGCTATTAGGCTATGAAGATATTGCTGATGTAGGATTTAAAGATGTTGTATCAACAGAATGGTTTTATAAAGAGGTAGCAAAAGGTATCAAGGCAGGATATCTACTAAATGGAGAATTTCTAAACCCAAAAGATTTTATTACCAGAGAAGAGGTAGCAAGAATTATTGGTTTTTCATTTAAATTAAAAGAAAATCCACAGTCAGCTTCTTTTTTTAAAGATCATGCACTTATATCCCCGAGTGCAATAGGTTTTATTGGTGCTTTAAAGGAAAAGGAATATATATCGGGATTTCCTGATGGAAGCTTTGGACCACAGAATAATATTACTAGGGCAGAAGTGGTAAAAATGCTTTATAACATCTTAATAGCTGAGGGATTGCCTAAAAAAGTTGATTTAACAGCTTATAAAGCAGCACTAGCAGCTGTAAAAAAATCTGATTATACAGCAAAGAGCTGGAATACATATCAAAAAATAGTTGAAGCAAATAAAGTAACTGAGGATAATACTCAGGACGAAGTAGATGCTGCTACATCAGCAATTAAGGCTGCACAAAAGGATTTAGTAAAAGAACAGGCTAAAGCATCAGGTGGAGGTGGAGGTAGTGGTGACTATGAACCACCTAAAAAGGCTGATTTGTCCAGATATAAAGCAGTGCTAGCAGCAGTAAAGAAAGCTGATTATACTGAAGAGAGCTGGGCTATTTACCAAAAAGTTGTGGAAGATAATAAAGTAACTGAAAAAGATACGCAAGCAAGAGTGGATGCTGCGACAGCAAAAATTAAGGCAGCACAAGAAAAATTAGTGAGAATTGAAGAGCCAGGAAAAGTAGATAAAACAAAATTGACATCGTCAATACAGGCAGCAGCAGTATATGAAGCAGTGTATTACACACCGGAAACATGGGAGGATTTTAAAATAGCACTAGAAAATGCTAAAGAAGTTAGGGATAATGACCAAGCAACTCAAGCAGAAGTAGATGAAGCATTGGCAGCCTTGATAGAAGCTATAGAAAGCTTAGAAGAAGTTGATCCAGAACCAGTGGTAGATAAAACAGAGCTAGCAGCGAAGATAGCAGAAGCAAGAGGATTAAATGAAGAAAACTACACAGAGGAATCATGGTTAGCTTTAGAAAGTGTATTAGCAGAAGCGGTAGCAGTTAATGAAGATGAAGAAGCAACTCAAGCAGAAGTAGAAGAAGCATTAGCAGCTTTGATAGAAGCAATAGAAGGCTTGGAAGAGAAGGAAGAGCCAGCCATTACAAATATTCAGCCAACTGAAGATATAACTCTTAAAGCTGGAGATACATTAGAAATAAGCTTTAACGCACCAACAGGTGGAGATGGTTATTACAGAATAATGATTCCATTATACACAAAGTTGGATAATAAAATCGGAACCCCTATGTATGAAGAATCACCAGGACTATATACTGCAATATGGACAGTACCAGAAAAGTTAGAAGCTACTGGTTTACAAGTTGAGGTAATATACATTACTACAGATGGTGGCAGGTTATGTGAAATTGCAGAAGGAAAGATAACTGTAATATTAGAGGAAGAGCCAGTAGTAGATAAGAGCGAATTAGCAGCAAAGATAGCAGAAGCAGAAGGCTTAGATGAAGAAGACTATACAGAGGAATCATGGTCAAATCTACAAATTGCTTTAGGAACAGCTATAAATGTTAGAGATAACGAAGAAGCAACTCAAGCAGAAGTAGAAGAAACATTGGCAGCTTTGGCAAAAGCAATAGAAGCCTTGGAAGAGAAGGAAGAGCCAGTAGTAGATAAGAGCGAATTAATAGCAAAGATAGCAGAAGCGGAAAGTTTAAATGAAGAAGACTATACAGAGGAATCATGGTCAAATCTACAAATTGCTTTAGAAGCAGCTATAAATATTAGAGATAGCGAAGAAGCAACCCAAATAGAAGTAAATGAAGCATTAGCAGCATTAGTAAATGCTATAGCAGCATTAGTAAGAGTGGAGCAATCAGTGGAAGAGGCTCTAGCAGAGGCAATAGCTGAAGCCGAACAACTAAATAAAAATACCTATCGACCAGAAACGTGGGTTGATCTTTGGAAAGCACTGAAAAACGCAAAGGTAGCTTATAGCAATCCTGCATCTACTGAAGAACAGTTAAGCGAAGTATTAGAAAGACTTTTAAATGCAATGGATGCTCTATTAGAAAAGAATATTGCTCCAGAGGAAGCTACAATAATGGCTACATACCATCCAAGCTTTATACCCACTTTTGGAACAGTATCGATACAAGTTACAAATATAGAAAGTGCAGCTAAATTTACAGTAGTTTATCATCTTGCTGATGATAAAGATACTGGTAGAGAAAATTTAGAAAAAACTGCTATAGCTGACATTGGTCAAAAATCAGGAAATATTTTCTATAATATAGCACAATACAATACAGTGGAAATAAGCATATATGATGTAGCAGGAGAATATATATGCACATTTGAAAGTGTTGTATTAGGACGTCAATAA
- a CDS encoding S8 family serine peptidase: MKKINKISRFLSILLVLTLIFPGFVFADNQDNQGNQRIAEKVLLEKAMEKFQPKLEEGRIKLEDNLERFFDKNDEVRVIVELKTSPSIVQASERNMSYREMSRSTINDIERKIELEQKNVKNDILSRKIDMEFLNSFKTAFNGFSGKVKYEDIKVIEKLPLVKKVYIASEYERPEIEPNMDTSNDMIGSIPTWNTGYEGEGRVIAIIDTGIDPNHRDMVLSEETNPRLTEETVEDKDLLGRYYTEKVPYGYNYYDLNNEIRDLGPEASMHGMHVAGTAGANGNTEDGGIRGVAPEAQLLAMKVFSNDPIYATTFSDIYLVAIDEAIRLGADVLNMSLGSTASFYIPDSAENIALTNATNNGIVCSVSAGNSGSMTYGWSATNYGYPWQENPDIGVVGAPGLNKDTIQVASIENTHKKENSLIYVKDGEEHGVAMAMAIAGEINPATVLSGSQEFVDCGDGSPEFLTEVEGKVALVVRGGNTPNFVDKIANAQNAGAAAIIVRNHQAGGEELINMATPDVQTIPAVFIGYTDGVALLELENKEVTFTDELISIPNPSGYLMSDTTSWGTTPSLELKPEITAPGGYIYSTLNDNKYGTMSGTSMAAPHISGGAALIMEYIKEHEVYSSLSLSEQTRLAKVLLMNTANVILDEDGIEYSPRRQGAGLMNLYGAINTPVRVVDATTNEAKVELKDFENTEFTMTFKVINETDSDAEYDVDIAVLRDYIHPLGLNLLASDYIYDADIDAPETITIPANEEVEFDVTIDIGTDESIYWNMFVEGFVTLTDPEDNYPTLSVPYVGFYGDWGEPSILDGMRFIDPEGYSYFNMSGMLCWDAEGNGYYYTTPTIYMNPGTEAGFINGTGNIMPYLSFMRNSETVDYNILDKEGNLLRTILMQEYVRKTYVNGGQNQPVRMITNAEWDGEVNGQVVPDGEYFYEIAARVHYDGSDVQSKKIPIKVDTVGPSIDNLAYNPETGMLTWNSSDKGIGILGFMFMINGEILEEEAVGEPNKASYEFNISQYINELGSYEIAVISIDELLNMDVAMVTYVKDNADAHIYIYSPSLFGEYDTSEVLFEGYVTNFAALDKVVINEIEEADIQFIENVELRHPDDPSTIIYTGPAYKFTKSLTLADGYQEVKVEAISKTGASSSLVRRFYVDTTAPELEVVLNEINKISKTAELDISMYDNLGNLYLYKGDSQVYIHEEPLAIPNPSEKVINLTVELEEGENPFVFTLRDSIGHETVKEINIILELDEEPEEPAITNVLPDEDAEFRSGETLEVSFNAPAGGEGYFKIMLPFEMSSNKLGIPMNDDNGLYTGTWTVPEGLVARNLQIEVIYVCEDGTKLYEMAGGRITVIGEIENLPESTVIIDGEAFDMDYLDNDSEAQMKLIEWLDLGKQIYVKLSEDTLVDGDGERITIELLPKRLIYFDMNGNITIFEK, translated from the coding sequence TTGAAAAAAATCAACAAAATTAGCAGGTTTCTATCAATATTATTAGTACTTACCTTGATTTTTCCAGGATTTGTTTTTGCAGACAATCAAGATAATCAAGGTAATCAGAGAATTGCAGAAAAGGTTTTACTAGAGAAGGCGATGGAAAAGTTCCAACCGAAACTAGAAGAGGGCAGAATTAAGCTAGAGGATAATTTGGAAAGATTCTTCGATAAAAATGATGAGGTTAGAGTTATTGTTGAATTGAAAACTAGCCCCTCAATAGTGCAGGCCTCAGAACGAAACATGAGCTATAGGGAAATGTCAAGAAGTACGATTAATGATATTGAGAGAAAAATTGAACTAGAGCAGAAAAATGTAAAAAATGATATTTTATCAAGAAAAATAGATATGGAGTTTTTAAATAGCTTTAAAACTGCATTTAATGGATTTAGCGGTAAAGTAAAATATGAAGATATTAAAGTGATTGAAAAATTGCCTTTGGTTAAAAAGGTGTATATTGCCAGCGAATATGAAAGACCTGAGATTGAACCTAATATGGATACATCTAATGATATGATAGGTTCTATTCCAACTTGGAACACCGGATATGAAGGAGAAGGAAGAGTAATAGCTATTATAGACACAGGTATTGACCCTAATCATAGGGACATGGTACTTAGTGAAGAAACTAATCCAAGACTTACAGAAGAAACAGTTGAGGATAAAGACTTGTTAGGAAGATATTATACTGAGAAAGTTCCTTATGGATATAACTATTATGATTTAAACAATGAGATTCGTGATTTAGGACCAGAAGCTTCCATGCATGGTATGCACGTAGCTGGTACTGCAGGAGCAAATGGAAATACTGAAGACGGCGGAATTAGAGGGGTTGCTCCAGAGGCTCAATTACTTGCAATGAAGGTGTTTTCAAACGACCCAATATATGCTACTACATTTAGTGATATTTATCTAGTAGCAATTGACGAAGCTATAAGACTTGGAGCAGATGTACTTAACATGAGCTTAGGCTCAACTGCAAGCTTTTATATTCCTGATTCAGCAGAGAATATTGCATTAACTAATGCCACAAATAATGGTATAGTATGTTCAGTTTCAGCAGGAAACTCTGGCTCTATGACTTACGGTTGGTCAGCTACTAACTATGGATATCCGTGGCAGGAGAACCCTGATATTGGCGTTGTAGGTGCACCAGGGCTTAATAAAGATACTATACAAGTAGCTTCAATTGAAAATACTCATAAAAAAGAAAATTCATTAATTTACGTAAAAGATGGAGAAGAACATGGCGTTGCAATGGCAATGGCAATAGCAGGTGAAATAAATCCAGCAACAGTTTTATCTGGTTCTCAAGAATTTGTAGATTGTGGAGATGGAAGTCCAGAATTTTTAACAGAAGTAGAAGGAAAAGTTGCTTTAGTAGTACGTGGAGGAAACACTCCAAACTTTGTTGACAAGATAGCGAATGCTCAAAATGCAGGAGCAGCAGCTATTATAGTACGTAATCATCAAGCTGGTGGAGAAGAATTGATCAATATGGCTACACCAGATGTGCAAACTATACCAGCCGTATTTATTGGCTATACAGATGGAGTAGCTTTATTAGAGTTAGAGAACAAAGAAGTTACTTTCACCGACGAGCTAATTAGCATACCTAATCCAAGTGGATATTTAATGTCAGATACTACATCATGGGGAACCACTCCATCATTAGAACTAAAGCCTGAAATAACTGCTCCAGGAGGATATATTTATTCAACATTAAATGATAATAAATATGGGACCATGAGTGGAACCTCCATGGCAGCACCTCATATATCGGGTGGAGCAGCTCTTATTATGGAGTATATTAAAGAACATGAAGTGTATAGTAGCTTAAGCTTATCAGAGCAAACAAGACTTGCTAAAGTTCTTTTAATGAATACTGCAAACGTTATTCTTGATGAAGATGGAATTGAATATTCACCAAGAAGACAGGGTGCAGGTCTAATGAATCTTTACGGTGCAATAAATACTCCAGTTAGAGTAGTAGATGCTACAACTAATGAAGCTAAGGTAGAATTAAAGGATTTTGAAAATACCGAATTCACCATGACATTTAAAGTCATAAATGAGACAGATTCAGATGCAGAATACGATGTAGATATAGCAGTTTTAAGGGATTATATTCATCCGCTAGGACTTAACTTATTAGCTTCAGATTATATCTATGATGCTGACATAGACGCACCAGAGACAATAACTATTCCAGCAAATGAAGAAGTTGAATTTGATGTGACAATAGATATTGGCACAGATGAATCAATTTATTGGAATATGTTTGTTGAAGGATTTGTTACCTTAACAGATCCAGAAGATAACTATCCAACTTTATCAGTTCCATATGTTGGGTTCTATGGTGATTGGGGAGAACCATCTATACTTGACGGCATGAGGTTTATCGATCCAGAGGGCTATTCTTACTTCAATATGTCAGGTATGCTTTGCTGGGATGCTGAGGGGAATGGGTACTACTATACTACTCCTACAATATACATGAATCCAGGAACAGAAGCTGGATTTATAAATGGTACTGGTAATATCATGCCTTACCTATCTTTTATGAGAAATTCAGAAACAGTTGATTACAATATACTAGACAAGGAAGGGAATCTTTTAAGAACCATATTAATGCAAGAATATGTTAGAAAGACTTATGTTAATGGAGGACAAAATCAACCTGTTAGAATGATAACCAATGCAGAATGGGATGGAGAGGTAAATGGTCAAGTTGTACCTGATGGGGAGTATTTTTATGAGATTGCAGCAAGGGTTCATTATGATGGCTCTGATGTGCAGTCAAAGAAAATTCCTATTAAAGTAGATACTGTTGGACCATCTATTGATAATTTAGCATATAATCCAGAAACCGGAATGCTGACTTGGAATTCATCAGACAAAGGAATAGGTATATTAGGTTTTATGTTCATGATTAATGGAGAAATATTAGAAGAGGAAGCTGTAGGAGAACCTAATAAGGCATCTTATGAGTTTAATATAAGCCAATATATTAATGAATTAGGCTCATATGAAATTGCAGTTATATCCATTGACGAATTACTCAATATGGATGTCGCTATGGTAACATATGTCAAGGATAATGCAGACGCGCATATATACATTTACTCACCAAGTTTATTTGGGGAATATGATACTTCTGAGGTATTATTCGAAGGATATGTCACAAACTTTGCTGCATTAGATAAGGTTGTGATAAATGAAATAGAAGAAGCTGATATTCAGTTTATAGAGAACGTAGAATTAAGGCATCCTGATGATCCATCTACTATTATCTATACAGGTCCAGCTTATAAGTTTACAAAATCTTTAACTTTAGCAGATGGATATCAAGAAGTTAAAGTCGAGGCCATATCTAAGACAGGGGCTTCCAGTAGCCTAGTGAGAAGATTCTATGTAGATACTACAGCACCAGAGCTTGAGGTGGTTTTAAATGAAATCAACAAGATATCTAAAACAGCAGAACTAGATATTTCAATGTATGACAATCTTGGCAATCTATACTTGTATAAGGGAGATAGTCAAGTATATATTCACGAAGAACCATTAGCAATACCTAATCCATCCGAAAAGGTAATAAATCTAACAGTAGAGCTTGAAGAAGGAGAAAATCCATTTGTGTTTACTCTACGTGATTCAATCGGACATGAAACAGTTAAAGAAATTAATATAATCCTAGAATTAGATGAAGAGCCAGAGGAACCAGCTATTACAAACGTTCTTCCAGATGAAGATGCAGAATTTAGATCAGGAGAAACATTAGAGGTAAGCTTTAATGCTCCAGCAGGAGGAGAAGGCTACTTTAAAATAATGCTCCCATTTGAAATGTCAAGTAATAAGCTTGGGATTCCAATGAATGATGATAATGGGTTATATACAGGGACTTGGACAGTGCCAGAAGGATTAGTAGCTAGAAATTTACAAATTGAAGTAATATACGTATGCGAAGATGGTACTAAATTGTATGAAATGGCAGGGGGAAGGATAACAGTAATAGGAGAAATTGAAAATTTACCAGAAAGTACAGTAATAATAGATGGTGAGGCTTTTGATATGGATTACCTAGACAATGATTCAGAGGCACAAATGAAGCTTATTGAATGGTTGGATTTAGGTAAACAAATCTACGTTAAGCTTAGTGAGGATACATTAGTTGATGGTGATGGTGAAAGGATAACTATTGAGCTATTACCTAAACGACTAATTTACTTTGACATGAATGGTAATATAACAATCTTTGAAAAATAG